A single Flavobacterium sp. 1 DNA region contains:
- a CDS encoding SDR family oxidoreductase has product MKLSNNKILITGGATGIGLGLTERFIAEGNQVIICSRRQDVLQEVVNKYPSVITKVCDLANEADRIDLYNWIAENHSDLNVLINNAGIQNRVHPMDKDYYEKAQTEININVLAPLHLITLFTQLKNLNTVINVTSGLAFTPMAQMPVYCGTKAFFHSLTLSLRHLLLPQNIEVIEIIPPALNTDLGGAGLHDEFPPVSDFIDAIFQQIKEGKNELTFGLSEMMSKAGSEQLQGIFKRMNP; this is encoded by the coding sequence ATGAAACTATCAAATAACAAAATTCTAATAACAGGCGGAGCTACAGGAATAGGCTTAGGTTTAACCGAAAGATTTATTGCTGAGGGAAATCAAGTAATTATTTGTAGCAGAAGACAAGATGTGTTACAAGAAGTTGTAAATAAGTATCCTTCCGTAATAACAAAAGTTTGCGATTTAGCAAATGAAGCAGACCGTATTGATTTATATAATTGGATTGCCGAAAATCACAGCGACTTAAATGTTTTGATAAATAATGCAGGTATTCAAAACAGAGTTCATCCAATGGATAAAGATTATTACGAAAAGGCACAAACTGAAATAAATATTAATGTATTAGCACCATTGCATTTAATTACCTTATTTACTCAGTTGAAAAATTTAAATACTGTAATCAATGTAACATCGGGTTTAGCGTTTACGCCAATGGCCCAAATGCCTGTATATTGTGGCACAAAAGCCTTCTTTCACTCATTAACATTATCATTAAGACATTTACTTTTGCCTCAGAATATTGAAGTGATTGAAATAATTCCACCTGCATTGAATACTGATCTTGGAGGTGCTGGTTTGCACGATGAGTTTCCACCAGTTAGTGATTTTATTGATGCCATTTTTCAGCAAATAAAAGAAGGTAAAAACGAATTGACTTTTGGTCTTAGCGAAATGATGTCAAAAGCCGGGTCAGAACAATTGCAAGGTATTTTCAAAAGAATGAATCCTTAA
- a CDS encoding AraC family transcriptional regulator, translating into MKSSILTKIESISEYHKKRGLPPPFHPLISVIDGYTGIPIEKEAFLNVSLGFYKVFIKKQMDGKLKYGQRKYDFDEGTMFFMAPNQVFGIDIKEHSIQNPDDWFLLFHPDFLWNTSLAKQIKKYDFFNYATNEALFLSEKEENTLRQIVQNIKQECLSNIDKFSDNIIISQIETLLNYSERFYQRQFITRKIANHQVLGQLEELLNNYFDDSLAKQKGLPTVKHVSEKLNISPSYLNGLLKSHTGQSTQQHIHEKLIEKAKEKLSTTNLTVSEIAYELGFEHLQSFSKLFKARTSLSPLEFRTSFN; encoded by the coding sequence ATGAAAAGTAGTATCCTGACAAAGATAGAATCTATTAGTGAGTATCATAAAAAAAGAGGCTTACCACCACCTTTTCACCCACTAATAAGTGTGATAGATGGCTACACGGGTATCCCAATTGAAAAAGAGGCTTTTTTAAATGTTTCACTTGGCTTTTATAAGGTTTTCATTAAAAAGCAAATGGATGGCAAATTAAAATATGGACAACGAAAATATGATTTTGATGAAGGAACAATGTTTTTTATGGCACCTAATCAGGTTTTTGGAATTGATATAAAAGAACATTCAATTCAGAATCCTGATGATTGGTTTCTGTTGTTTCATCCCGATTTTCTATGGAATACTTCTTTGGCAAAACAAATAAAAAAATACGATTTTTTTAATTATGCTACAAATGAAGCCTTGTTCCTTTCAGAAAAAGAAGAAAACACTTTGCGCCAAATTGTACAGAATATTAAGCAGGAATGCTTGTCAAACATTGATAAATTCAGTGACAATATTATCATATCCCAAATAGAAACTTTATTGAACTATTCGGAGCGGTTTTATCAGCGTCAATTTATCACAAGAAAAATAGCCAATCATCAAGTTTTGGGTCAATTAGAAGAATTATTAAACAATTATTTCGATGATAGTTTAGCAAAGCAAAAAGGATTGCCAACAGTAAAACATGTATCTGAGAAACTCAATATATCACCAAGTTATTTAAACGGATTGTTGAAGTCCCATACAGGGCAAAGCACTCAACAGCATATACACGAAAAACTAATTGAAAAAGCAAAGGAAAAACTATCTACCACAAATTTAACAGTAAGTGAAATAGCTTACGAATTGGGCTTTGAGCATTTACAATCTTTCAGTAAACTTTTTAAAGCCAGAACTAGTTTGTCTCCTTTAGAATTTCGTACATCTTTTAATTAA
- a CDS encoding helix-turn-helix transcriptional regulator, with product MNKEIFIDIETILSKEQLDKLEVDFSKPDLTTTDVKNLSDNLLYDIFSLSIKPLTKESTDDRIIKAKEFINQNLSESLTLEKVANHIHLSQERTRHLFLEQVELPFSQYVLWKRIKAVLTSVIQSKQTFFDASLQYGFTDQSHFNRFFKRMFGISATVILKNSRFVQFIYPEL from the coding sequence TTGAATAAAGAAATTTTTATTGATATTGAAACCATCCTTTCAAAAGAACAATTGGATAAACTAGAGGTGGATTTTTCTAAGCCTGATTTAACTACTACTGATGTTAAAAACTTGTCGGATAATTTGCTGTACGATATTTTTAGCCTTTCTATAAAACCACTTACAAAAGAAAGCACAGATGATCGAATTATAAAGGCAAAGGAATTTATTAATCAAAATTTAAGTGAAAGCCTAACTTTAGAAAAAGTAGCAAATCATATTCATTTGTCACAGGAAAGAACACGTCACTTGTTTTTAGAGCAAGTAGAATTGCCTTTTTCGCAATATGTTCTTTGGAAACGTATAAAAGCAGTACTAACCTCTGTAATACAAAGCAAGCAAACTTTTTTTGATGCTTCGCTTCAATATGGTTTTACCGACCAATCTCATTTTAACCGATTTTTTAAAAGAATGTTTGGCATTTCCGCCACCGTTATTTTAAAAAATAGCCGTTTTGTACAATTTATTTACCCAGAATTATAG
- a CDS encoding TMEM175 family protein, translating to MNKYNLISGFRIQRIEAISDGVFAIALTFLALDIKVPVNDLIHSEKDLITTFLQLTPKLLTYFLSFVTMGIYWLAQSSQFHYISKSDRNLNWINLFFLLAISIMPFTTAFLSQYIHFKFSIFIYWFNLSLLGQLLGINWYYAKKKNILSINDTEQKEVTKSIKNRIIESQILYTIAALCCFINAYLSIGLLVFIQLNYAFAVFSKKGNVTKYSDE from the coding sequence ATGAATAAATACAATTTAATCTCAGGATTCCGTATACAAAGAATTGAAGCCATAAGCGATGGTGTATTCGCCATTGCCTTAACCTTTCTGGCTTTAGATATTAAAGTACCTGTAAATGATTTGATACATAGCGAAAAAGATCTTATCACTACATTTCTTCAGCTTACACCTAAATTACTCACTTACTTTCTGAGTTTTGTTACTATGGGTATTTATTGGCTGGCTCAATCAAGTCAATTTCATTATATTAGCAAGAGCGATAGAAACCTGAACTGGATAAACTTATTTTTTTTACTGGCAATCTCAATAATGCCTTTTACAACAGCTTTTTTAAGCCAATATATCCACTTTAAGTTTTCAATTTTTATCTATTGGTTCAATCTTAGCTTATTGGGGCAATTATTAGGGATCAATTGGTATTACGCAAAGAAAAAAAACATTTTAAGCATTAATGATACTGAGCAAAAAGAAGTAACTAAATCAATTAAAAACAGAATAATTGAATCACAAATACTATATACTATTGCGGCACTGTGTTGTTTTATCAATGCTTATTTAAGTATTGGTTTATTAGTATTTATACAGCTTAATTATGCTTTTGCAGTATTTTCAAAAAAAGGTAATGTGACAAAATATTCTGATGAATAG